The Phycisphaeraceae bacterium genome includes a window with the following:
- a CDS encoding glycosyltransferase family 4 protein: MISLSEGTFSDELHRSAIESICLGLAEAPNYVGGLFAKIRGLAAMSVYKRGLARELEVALDRLRPDVVHLAWPHFTFMMGAVFHRRGLASFWEMPNIVGRTLPMDLNAKMFRMATRRWGIRPIANSQYTASTLARPGYEPAVVYPPTDTDRFSPRSERFELRRSMGFGKDDVVVGVVARLFDAKGQREVAQAVGLLASRFPELRLLLVGGPLDGEIAAEISSTAVAGGYRDKILLVDRVTDPRPYFGAMDLAVNARLDPEPFGLSVIEAMAMGLPVLAHALGGPAETVVDGQTGWLFKGVTATSVQTALEKALQERPRWQAMGCSARERAVERYSIEAASRSLRNVWKSR, from the coding sequence GTGATCTCGTTGAGCGAAGGGACATTTTCTGATGAACTGCATCGCTCTGCGATTGAATCGATATGTCTTGGTTTAGCCGAAGCGCCGAACTATGTCGGGGGGCTGTTTGCCAAGATCCGGGGTCTGGCAGCGATGTCGGTCTACAAGCGTGGGTTGGCCCGTGAGTTGGAGGTAGCGTTGGATCGCCTCAGACCGGATGTGGTACATCTCGCTTGGCCACATTTCACGTTTATGATGGGTGCTGTTTTTCATCGCCGCGGGCTGGCATCATTTTGGGAGATGCCCAACATTGTTGGGCGAACGCTTCCGATGGATCTGAATGCCAAGATGTTCAGGATGGCAACGCGTCGATGGGGAATCCGCCCGATCGCTAACAGCCAGTACACGGCGTCCACCCTTGCGCGACCCGGGTACGAGCCAGCAGTGGTGTACCCCCCCACGGACACAGATCGTTTCAGCCCACGATCGGAACGTTTCGAGCTACGCCGGTCGATGGGCTTTGGCAAAGATGATGTGGTCGTGGGCGTGGTTGCTCGCCTATTCGATGCAAAGGGTCAACGAGAGGTGGCACAGGCTGTCGGACTGCTGGCCAGCCGCTTTCCTGAGTTGAGGCTGCTGCTGGTTGGTGGGCCGCTGGATGGTGAGATCGCCGCCGAAATAAGTTCGACGGCGGTCGCTGGTGGGTATCGAGACAAAATACTGCTCGTGGACCGGGTGACTGATCCTCGACCCTACTTCGGAGCGATGGATCTGGCGGTGAATGCGAGGCTTGACCCCGAGCCTTTCGGGCTGTCGGTTATCGAGGCGATGGCAATGGGCTTACCGGTGTTGGCTCACGCACTAGGTGGCCCTGCCGAGACAGTGGTGGATGGTCAGACAGGCTGGCTATTTAAAGGGGTGACTGCGACTTCAGTTCAGACCGCTCTTGAAAAGGCATTGCAAGAGCGGCCCCGCTGGCAGGCGATGGGATGCTCTGCGCGGGAACGGGCGGTCGAGCGCTACAGCATCGAAGCAGCGAGCCGATCTCTTCGCAATGTTTGGAAAAGCCGATGA